The genome window TTCTATTTACTTCAATCCGCAGAGAAGATGAAACGCTTACGCTTGCTTTGCGAAACCCAATCGCCTGAGCCTATGCGTAAACGCCACCTTTATGCCCCGCCAAATTTTCTCGAATTTGCATAAGCCCATGCTATTTATTCCAATATTCTTTTGGCGGTTGATCAATATCGTCATTGCCTCCAGTTTCTACCTCACAACCGCAATTGGATCAGCCTGGCGGGGTACATATCTGGTATACGGGTATAAGTTTCGCCCCACATTGAACCACATTTAATACATAGCACACCTTGCTCCCATATATGGGGGCAGGATGCTAAGAACAGCGTAAAGTTCTCTATATAGTTGAATGATCGTGTATGGGAATAGGAATTTCTATCATAAACAATCATGCCCCATTCCCCGGCTTTAAAAAGCCGGGGAGTTTGTTTTAAGGCACTTCAATAGTGTAGACCCGCTCAACTCAGCGCGAGTGTGATCACTTGCTCGATGGTCATTCCCGCACCTTTTGACCATGCCAGTTCATATACCACATCCCCAAGCTGAGTGCGTGCGCTGGCCAATACAGCCGTGACATGCTTCTGGGCGACTTGTTCGAGCGGCGCGCCAATGCGGATCCGCAAGGTCTCGGCTGCCGCGAGGAGTTGAACCGCATGTTCGTAGCGCCGTTCCCTTTCGTTGACTTGGGCGAGAAGCTCAAAGGAGTAGGGATAACCACGCGGCAAGCCTAAATGTTGGCGAATACGAAGGGCTTCGGTGAGGTGTTCCCTGGCACTTGCAACCTCCCCCATCTTATAAGCCGTTTCTCCCAGGTTGTGTATGGCGAGAGCGACGCCGCGTTGATATCCGAGCGATTGAAAGATCTCCCGTGTTTCCTCGAATGCCTGTCTCGCTTCCACGTATTCGCCAATTTCCATCAAAACTACGCCAAGGTTATTAAGGGCATTTGCAAGTTCAAACGGGTTCTCCAGTTCGCGCCATAGCGTGACGCTAGGGATATGATATTGAAGTGCTGTTTCAGGCATATCGGCATCGTAAGCAATAGATCCCAGTATCTGCCTAGCTTTTGCCATCCCAAAAGTATATGAGAGCTGCTCAGCCATCGCAAGGGCTTCTTCAGCCTGCGCTTGTTTATTCGGGTCAATGCCAGCAAGCCCAGCCAGATCGCAATACCTCAACCACGCATCAATCTCCCCTCGTTGATCGCCAAATTGTTGAAACAACTGCCGAGCTTGCTGAACACATTGCAACCCATATTCAAAATCCGTGATCGCTGACGAAAGCTCGGCCGCCGCCAGCAGGGCTTTTGCCCGCTCGATCGAAACCGAACCCTGAGTGTCTTCCAACGCGCGTTGCAGCCAGCGACGTCCTTCCTGGAAAAATCCGCCCAGTTCCCAGAAATTCAGTTGTGTGCCCAATTGTGCGACCAGGGCAAGTGCCTGCTCGCGATCGTGAACGAGCAACCATTCGTACGCTTGTCGCAGGTTATCGTGATCATTTACAGCGATCTGCAGTCTTTCAGAGAAAGATTTTCCTATTCGGTTTTCTGCTACTTTGGAGACAAGTTGTGCGTAATAGCGCGCATGGCGTTCCGACGCATCCAGTTCTTGATCGCTGCCGCGCAAATACTCCTGGGCAAACTGACGGATGATCTCATGTATACTATAACGGCGATGCTCGGCATCCGCCCCAAAAACCACCAGTGAGTGGTCGACCAGTTCGGCAAGTAAATCGGCGCACGGTTCATCAGGTGAACTGACTGCCTCGGCAGCTTCCAAAGTCCACCCGCCAGCAAAGACCGCTAATCGGAGCAATAACGCACGCGCCTGAGGATTCAAGAGTCCGTAAGACCAGTCAATCAAGGTATGAAGCGTATGTTGCCGTGATGTGGTTTCGCCCGCCCGCTTATTCAGCCAGGCGAAGCGTTGATCCAGCCGTTCGGCAATTGCTTCGATAGGCAGCGCACGAGCCTGTGCGGCGGCGATCTCGATCGCCAATGGGATACCGTCCAGCTGTTGGCAGATACGAACAACCGCCTTGACATTCGCATCGTTTAGCTTGAATTGCAGCAACGATTGTGCGGCTCGGTCTGTGAACAGTTGAACGGAGTCAA of Anaerolineales bacterium contains these proteins:
- a CDS encoding BTAD domain-containing putative transcriptional regulator; translation: MIFSLLGRLQIENRQSGAITLANRKAIGLLAYLLIESDHAHSRESLLGLLWPDLPTASAQNNLRVTWAHLQKALGNSASDEQPFLIGDRLTLRFNPLSDHELDVTRFNTLTEACRLHPHPDPLSCIECAARLTQALELVRGEFMEGFSLGDCAQFEDWLLIQREGFRLRVTSALEQLAEFHERAGQLAEAERSIRRLLESEPLRESAYRQLMRVLARADRRSAALDVYETCRRVLAAELGLAPAVETVTLAEQIRARALVEAHATHIDLPPVLTRFFGRQQESARLVDFLSRRTVRLVTLAGPGGVGKTRLAIEAAHRMAGVFAHDICFVELAGVTDEKSVDDAVAAALHLPTGNGRSSTGAILDYLHGKTMLLVLDNCEHQVKACARLVQTLCRDAEGLTVLATSRIPLHIDEEHVVRLEPFAIPTVNDTGQLTVVDALKFDSVQLFTDRAAQSLLQFKLNDANVKAVVRICQQLDGIPLAIEIAAAQARALPIEAIAERLDQRFAWLNKRAGETTSRQHTLHTLIDWSYGLLNPQARALLLRLAVFAGGWTLEAAEAVSSPDEPCADLLAELVDHSLVVFGADAEHRRYSIHEIIRQFAQEYLRGSDQELDASERHARYYAQLVSKVAENRIGKSFSERLQIAVNDHDNLRQAYEWLLVHDREQALALVAQLGTQLNFWELGGFFQEGRRWLQRALEDTQGSVSIERAKALLAAAELSSAITDFEYGLQCVQQARQLFQQFGDQRGEIDAWLRYCDLAGLAGIDPNKQAQAEEALAMAEQLSYTFGMAKARQILGSIAYDADMPETALQYHIPSVTLWRELENPFELANALNNLGVVLMEIGEYVEARQAFEETREIFQSLGYQRGVALAIHNLGETAYKMGEVASAREHLTEALRIRQHLGLPRGYPYSFELLAQVNERERRYEHAVQLLAAAETLRIRIGAPLEQVAQKHVTAVLASARTQLGDVVYELAWSKGAGMTIEQVITLALS